A single region of the Plantactinospora soyae genome encodes:
- a CDS encoding alkaline phosphatase D family protein: MRSPDPSAGLGSPNRRSFLALTGVSSAAFVLGTGHPAAADHDPPAPADPFTLGVASGDPLPDGVVLWTRLAPEPLAADGHGGMPRRSYTVHYEVAEDERFRRVVTRGPALATPELAHSVHAEVRGLRPGREYFYRFRVGGEISPVGRTRTAPAYDAMPGELRFATASCQAWYHGHFTAYEHLAQQDLDMVIFLGDYIYEYAINATNLWRQGVPLPAAEHNAEIHTLEQYRLRYALFKLDPNLQAAHAAAPWMITTDDHEVQNNHADEWSETGIPPEDFLRRRAVAYRAWYENLPLRATSLPKGPDLALYRRLRWGRLAELNVLDNRQHRDPYPAGLVIDNSPERLDERRSILGHRQEEWLYDGFRRTEATWNMMATGVVMTQIDRDTGAGELYSNDQWDGFPANQDRLFAALQRHRVPNPLVLSGDIHRQVAAELKADWRDPGSATIGTELVTGSITSDGDGAETDSYGPLWLSNPHVKLYNARRGYVSCRLTPTELTSEFKNLPYVTRPGAPVGTLARFVTEAGRPGLNREV, from the coding sequence ATGAGATCACCTGACCCGTCCGCCGGCCTCGGATCGCCGAACCGACGCTCGTTCCTCGCCCTCACCGGGGTGAGCAGCGCGGCATTCGTGCTCGGCACCGGCCATCCCGCCGCCGCCGATCATGATCCACCGGCTCCGGCCGACCCGTTCACCCTCGGCGTCGCCTCGGGCGACCCACTGCCCGACGGCGTGGTGCTGTGGACCCGGCTCGCGCCGGAACCGCTGGCCGCCGACGGGCACGGCGGGATGCCCCGGCGGTCGTACACCGTGCACTACGAGGTCGCCGAGGACGAGCGGTTCCGCCGGGTGGTGACCCGGGGGCCGGCGTTGGCGACGCCCGAACTCGCGCACTCCGTACACGCCGAGGTGCGGGGGCTGCGGCCGGGCCGGGAGTACTTCTACCGGTTCCGGGTCGGCGGCGAGATCAGCCCGGTCGGCCGGACCAGGACCGCCCCGGCGTACGACGCCATGCCCGGCGAACTGCGCTTCGCCACCGCCTCCTGCCAGGCCTGGTACCACGGCCACTTCACCGCGTACGAACACCTGGCCCAGCAGGACCTCGACATGGTCATCTTTCTCGGCGACTACATCTACGAGTACGCGATCAACGCGACGAACCTGTGGCGGCAGGGCGTACCGCTGCCCGCGGCCGAGCACAACGCCGAGATACACACCCTGGAGCAGTACCGGCTGCGCTATGCGCTGTTCAAGCTCGACCCGAACCTCCAGGCGGCACACGCCGCCGCACCGTGGATGATCACCACCGACGACCACGAGGTGCAGAACAACCACGCCGACGAGTGGTCGGAGACCGGCATCCCGCCGGAGGACTTCCTGCGCCGCCGCGCGGTGGCCTACCGCGCGTGGTACGAAAACCTGCCGCTACGTGCCACATCCCTGCCCAAGGGCCCGGACCTGGCGTTGTACCGCCGGCTGCGCTGGGGCCGGCTGGCCGAACTGAACGTGCTGGACAACCGCCAGCACCGCGACCCGTACCCGGCCGGGCTGGTCATCGACAACTCCCCGGAACGCCTCGACGAACGCCGCTCGATCCTCGGGCACCGCCAGGAGGAGTGGCTGTACGACGGATTCCGGCGTACCGAGGCGACCTGGAACATGATGGCGACCGGGGTGGTGATGACCCAGATCGACCGGGACACCGGTGCCGGCGAGCTGTACAGCAACGACCAGTGGGACGGCTTCCCGGCCAACCAGGACCGGCTCTTCGCGGCGCTGCAACGGCACCGCGTACCGAATCCGCTGGTGCTCAGCGGGGACATCCACCGGCAGGTCGCCGCCGAGTTGAAGGCCGACTGGCGCGACCCGGGCTCGGCGACGATCGGCACCGAACTGGTCACCGGCTCGATCACCTCGGACGGGGACGGCGCCGAGACCGACAGCTACGGGCCGCTCTGGTTGAGCAACCCGCACGTCAAGCTCTACAACGCCCGCCGGGGATACGTGAGCTGCCGACTGACCCCGACCGAACTGACGTCGGAGTTCAAGAACCTGCCGTACGTCACCCGGCCGGGTGCCCCGGTCGGCACCCTGGCCCGTTTCGTCACCGAGGCCGGGCGACCCGGCCTGAACCGAGAGGTGTGA
- a CDS encoding DUF305 domain-containing protein produces the protein MTRYRRTVIVATLLMLGGCASAPSGTGAAPAVPAPGPAGSATPAPADAAGAFNEADVMFLQMMVTHHGQGLELVRLVESRARRTEVKTLAAAIEVTQDAEQETMRDWLRGWGRATSADPNAHAHADHGGLPATGPEQIAALARTSGTEFETAFLNLLIAHQHNAVEMARVETGAGVHPESLDLARRIDLSRTAQINQMLAMLPSAR, from the coding sequence ATGACCCGCTACCGCCGTACCGTGATCGTCGCGACGCTGCTGATGCTCGGCGGCTGCGCGTCCGCTCCGAGTGGGACCGGTGCCGCGCCCGCCGTTCCCGCGCCGGGCCCGGCCGGCTCCGCCACCCCGGCCCCGGCCGACGCGGCCGGGGCGTTCAACGAGGCGGACGTGATGTTCCTCCAGATGATGGTGACCCACCACGGTCAGGGCCTGGAGCTGGTACGGCTGGTGGAGAGCCGGGCCCGGCGGACCGAGGTGAAGACCCTGGCCGCCGCGATCGAGGTCACCCAGGACGCCGAGCAGGAGACCATGCGCGACTGGCTGCGCGGCTGGGGTCGGGCCACCTCGGCGGACCCGAACGCGCACGCGCACGCCGACCACGGCGGGTTGCCGGCGACCGGACCGGAGCAGATCGCCGCGCTGGCCCGGACCAGCGGGACCGAGTTCGAGACCGCCTTCCTCAACCTGTTGATCGCGCACCAGCACAACGCCGTCGAGATGGCCCGGGTCGAGACCGGGGCCGGCGTGCACCCGGAATCCCTTGACCTGGCCCGGCGGATCGACCTGTCCCGGACCGCACAGATCAACCAGATGCTGGCGATGCTGCCGTCGGCCCGGTAG
- a CDS encoding M14 family metallopeptidase: MNRRLSGIALPTAIAVALLGTPVLTSATADAANAAGRVPKPQSVLGWVPCADYKLATYEQIADYYRKLDQASDRMKLVEIGKTSEGRPQLMAIVSSEENLKDSNLNRYRETSVRLSQGDGLSESVARGLAESGKAVAWVDFGIHSTEVAGHQTAPQFAYDLLTSETPEARAIRDNVITLLVPNTNPDGGTKVAEWYRQNLGGPYQDAGYPELYQKYAGHDNNRDWYMFNLQETQNVGRQLFHEWLPQVMHNVHQTAVFPARISIPPFEDPLNPNIHPQVVRGVNIVGDAMGQRLEREDKVGALARQSYDIWWNGGARTAPYYHNQIGILTETAHASATPRTYDPKDFPATFADGTSTSQPSVFYPSPWEGGEWHLSQSCDYIKTASWAMLRLASDDREGWLYGAYQMAKDGAKNGAGTTYVIPADQADFPTATKLVDKLRWNNIRVEQALSSFKVGKRTYPAGSYLVREAQPYRAAVLDLLNPQVYPDRRLYPGGPLEPPYDITGYTLSFQMGVAVDKLDKTVRVSATEVGWPKVPTGTVAGAPKHAYALDPRVNDSSTAVNALLAAGEKVSRSTGEVTTRTGKLPAGTFLVKTGPETGDRVTALATELGLSIAAVDAKPAQAKALAAPRIGLYDGFNNYDEGWTRLILDQFRFPYQKLTNAAVRTGNLRAAYDTIVLPDATYNSMRNGRAAGSLPDAYTGGMTDAGVANLKAFVEAGGTVVTLNRAAQLPIQAFGVPVKDVTAGVEETEFNIPGSVLNLNVDASDPVAAGFGSTASAFVADGPAFEVNPGAKGVSVAATWPTDNLLKSGFLLGEDVIGGKSAVVTAKVGDGQVVMIGFKPQHRAQSHGTYRLLFNAMYLGGQG; the protein is encoded by the coding sequence GTGAACCGAAGACTCTCCGGAATCGCTCTGCCGACCGCGATCGCCGTGGCGCTGCTGGGCACTCCGGTCCTGACGTCCGCGACCGCGGACGCCGCGAACGCCGCCGGCCGGGTACCCAAGCCGCAGTCCGTGCTCGGCTGGGTGCCGTGCGCCGACTACAAGCTGGCCACCTACGAACAGATCGCCGACTACTACCGGAAACTGGACCAGGCCAGCGACCGGATGAAGCTGGTCGAGATCGGGAAGACCAGCGAGGGACGGCCGCAGCTGATGGCCATCGTCTCCTCCGAGGAGAACCTCAAGGACAGCAACCTTAACCGGTACCGGGAGACCTCGGTCCGGCTGTCCCAGGGCGACGGGCTCTCCGAGTCGGTGGCCCGGGGCCTGGCCGAAAGCGGCAAGGCGGTCGCCTGGGTCGACTTCGGTATCCACTCCACCGAGGTGGCCGGGCACCAGACCGCCCCGCAGTTCGCGTACGACCTGCTGACCAGTGAGACGCCGGAGGCGCGGGCGATCCGGGACAACGTCATCACGCTGCTGGTGCCGAACACCAACCCGGACGGCGGCACCAAGGTCGCCGAGTGGTACCGGCAGAACCTGGGCGGGCCGTACCAGGACGCCGGCTACCCGGAGCTGTACCAGAAGTACGCCGGCCACGACAACAACCGTGACTGGTACATGTTCAACCTCCAGGAGACCCAGAACGTCGGCCGGCAGCTCTTCCACGAGTGGCTGCCGCAGGTGATGCACAACGTGCACCAGACGGCGGTCTTCCCGGCCCGGATCAGCATCCCGCCGTTCGAGGACCCGCTGAACCCGAACATCCACCCGCAGGTGGTGCGGGGCGTCAACATCGTCGGTGACGCGATGGGGCAGCGACTGGAGCGCGAGGACAAGGTCGGCGCGCTGGCCCGGCAGTCGTACGACATCTGGTGGAACGGCGGCGCCCGGACCGCGCCGTACTACCACAACCAGATCGGCATCCTGACCGAGACCGCGCACGCCTCGGCGACCCCGAGGACGTACGACCCGAAGGACTTCCCGGCCACCTTCGCCGACGGCACCTCGACCAGCCAGCCGTCGGTGTTCTACCCGAGCCCGTGGGAGGGCGGCGAGTGGCACCTGTCGCAGAGCTGCGACTACATCAAGACCGCCTCCTGGGCGATGCTCCGGCTGGCCAGCGACGACCGCGAGGGCTGGCTCTACGGCGCGTACCAGATGGCCAAGGACGGTGCCAAGAACGGTGCTGGCACCACCTACGTGATCCCGGCGGACCAGGCGGACTTCCCGACCGCCACCAAGCTGGTCGACAAGCTGCGCTGGAACAACATCCGGGTCGAGCAGGCGCTCAGCTCGTTCAAGGTGGGCAAGCGGACCTACCCGGCCGGCAGCTACCTGGTCCGGGAGGCCCAGCCGTACCGGGCTGCGGTGCTGGACCTGCTCAACCCGCAGGTCTACCCGGACCGGCGGCTCTACCCCGGTGGCCCGCTGGAGCCGCCGTACGACATCACCGGCTACACCCTGTCGTTCCAGATGGGTGTCGCCGTCGACAAGCTCGACAAGACCGTCCGGGTCAGCGCCACCGAGGTCGGTTGGCCGAAGGTGCCGACCGGAACCGTGGCCGGAGCGCCGAAGCACGCGTACGCGCTCGACCCCCGGGTCAACGACAGCTCGACCGCGGTGAACGCGTTGCTGGCGGCGGGCGAGAAGGTCTCCCGCAGCACCGGCGAGGTGACCACCCGTACCGGCAAGCTGCCGGCCGGCACCTTCCTGGTCAAGACCGGCCCGGAGACCGGTGACCGGGTCACCGCCCTCGCCACCGAGCTGGGGCTCAGCATCGCGGCGGTGGACGCCAAGCCGGCCCAGGCGAAGGCGTTGGCCGCACCCCGGATCGGCCTGTACGACGGGTTCAACAACTACGACGAGGGCTGGACCCGGCTGATCCTGGACCAGTTCCGGTTCCCGTACCAGAAGCTGACCAATGCGGCGGTGCGGACCGGGAACCTGCGGGCGGCGTACGACACCATCGTGCTGCCGGACGCCACGTACAACTCGATGCGCAACGGTCGGGCGGCCGGCTCGCTGCCGGACGCGTACACCGGTGGTATGACCGACGCGGGTGTGGCCAACCTCAAGGCGTTCGTCGAGGCGGGCGGCACCGTGGTCACCCTGAACCGGGCGGCGCAGCTGCCGATCCAGGCGTTCGGCGTACCGGTGAAGGACGTCACCGCCGGGGTGGAGGAGACCGAGTTCAACATCCCGGGTTCGGTGCTGAACCTGAACGTCGACGCCAGCGACCCGGTGGCGGCCGGCTTCGGTTCGACTGCCTCGGCGTTCGTCGCCGACGGCCCGGCGTTCGAGGTGAACCCGGGTGCGAAGGGTGTTTCGGTGGCGGCCACCTGGCCGACGGACAACCTGCTCAAGAGCGGGTTCCTGCTCGGTGAGGACGTCATCGGCGGCAAGAGCGCCGTGGTGACCGCGAAGGTGGGTGACGGACAGGTGGTGATGATCGGCTTCAAGCCGCAGCACCGGGCCCAGTCGCACGGCACCTACCGGCTGCTGTTCAACGCGATGTACCTGGGTGGTCAGGGCTGA
- a CDS encoding MFS transporter, producing MDVPPPRAAAGPPSSRVVLPRRVHAGYALGSLATGAFGTVPGLVLLPYLTDTLGVAAGLAALLVLLPKAWDVLVNPVAGRISDRTRSRWGARRPYLLAGGLALALLFASIFAAPFGAGPAAAGYVAVAFLLTATAFAFFQVPYVAMPAELTDDYAERTRLMTWRVAVLALAILVSGALAPVVVSAGGDGVAGHRWLGLFVAVLIVLGAVGAFLGTRSAPTGVVVASEPSLRAQLAVAAANRPFRLLLICFVVQSAGVATVLAGVSYFATHVLRSPDTGSTLLFACFVGPALLVMPLWSRAGARLGKPRAFGYASLLFAAGALALAAAPVLPAPLVYLVVAAIGCGYAGQQVFALAMLPDCIGYDTARTGRRQAGVFTGLWTAGETFGLALGPGIYGLVLQLTGYVSSSTGSAAAQSGTARAGVLVGFTVLPALLVGLGLLAMRGYDLTPERLAAASAPGAAR from the coding sequence ATGGATGTCCCGCCACCCCGGGCCGCCGCCGGACCGCCGTCGTCCCGGGTCGTCCTGCCCCGGCGGGTGCATGCCGGGTACGCCCTCGGATCGCTGGCCACCGGCGCCTTCGGTACGGTCCCCGGCCTGGTGCTGCTGCCGTACCTGACCGACACCCTGGGCGTGGCGGCCGGGCTCGCCGCACTGCTGGTACTGCTGCCGAAGGCCTGGGACGTGCTGGTGAACCCGGTCGCCGGCCGGATCTCGGATCGGACCCGGTCCCGCTGGGGCGCGCGTAGGCCGTACCTGCTGGCCGGCGGTCTCGCCCTGGCCCTGCTCTTCGCCTCGATCTTCGCCGCGCCGTTCGGGGCGGGTCCGGCCGCCGCCGGGTACGTCGCGGTGGCGTTCCTGCTCACCGCGACCGCGTTCGCCTTCTTCCAGGTCCCGTACGTGGCGATGCCGGCCGAGCTGACCGACGACTACGCCGAGCGGACCCGCCTGATGACCTGGCGGGTCGCGGTGCTGGCGCTGGCCATCCTGGTCTCCGGCGCGCTGGCCCCGGTGGTGGTGAGTGCCGGCGGCGACGGCGTCGCCGGGCACCGCTGGCTGGGACTCTTCGTGGCGGTGCTGATCGTGCTCGGTGCGGTCGGCGCGTTCCTCGGCACCCGTTCCGCCCCGACCGGGGTGGTGGTGGCGAGCGAGCCGAGCCTGCGGGCCCAACTCGCGGTCGCCGCCGCCAACCGGCCGTTCCGGCTGCTGCTGATCTGCTTCGTCGTCCAGTCGGCCGGCGTCGCGACCGTGCTGGCCGGGGTCAGCTACTTCGCCACGCACGTGCTGCGCAGCCCGGACACCGGGTCGACCCTGCTGTTCGCCTGTTTCGTCGGCCCGGCGCTGCTGGTGATGCCGCTGTGGAGCCGGGCCGGCGCCCGACTCGGCAAGCCCCGGGCCTTCGGGTACGCGTCGCTGCTCTTCGCGGCCGGCGCACTGGCCCTGGCCGCCGCGCCGGTCCTGCCGGCCCCGCTGGTCTACCTGGTGGTCGCGGCGATCGGCTGCGGTTACGCCGGCCAGCAGGTCTTCGCGCTGGCGATGCTGCCGGACTGTATCGGGTACGACACCGCGCGCACCGGCCGCCGCCAGGCCGGGGTCTTCACCGGGCTCTGGACGGCCGGCGAGACGTTCGGGCTGGCCCTCGGGCCCGGCATCTACGGCCTGGTGCTGCAACTGACCGGCTACGTCTCCTCGTCGACCGGCTCGGCGGCGGCCCAGTCCGGCACCGCCCGAGCCGGGGTGCTGGTCGGCTTCACCGTGCTGCCCGCTCTGCTGGTCGGGCTGGGGCTGCTCGCGATGCGCGGCTACGACCTGACCCCGGAACGGCTGGCAGCCGCCTCAGCTCCCGGCGCGGCGCGGTAG
- a CDS encoding pyridoxal phosphate-dependent decarboxylase family protein, translated as MIEALPPEGVPADKVLAELRDLRAVDLPTHGGRLFAYVYDSALPGLDELAMSAYALSAHVNGLDPTAFPSVLGLENALVGAASRLLGGGPGTAAPDVVGSVTGGGTESLILAVKAARDARPEVARPRLVVPTTGHAAFAKAAHYLGVALDQVPVSARTLRPEVGEVAAAIGPETVLVACSAPSYPYGVVDPVAEIAEVAAGAGVRCHVDACFGGWILPFLRQLGEPVPPFDFDLPGVTSISVDLHKYAYAPKGVSVLLHRDAELRRPQYFAFAGWPGYTMVNPVISSTRSGGPLAAAYATLRHLGEAGYLALAERTLVAVRGLAAEVSGVEGLRLFAEPESTVVCFVSTDPGLDLFVLADELTARGWHTQPQLSYGGLPANIHLSVTASVAPRVAEFGVDLRTAVEAARRAGPVRLPAELLGTLGALPPEQLTPDLVAGIAAGLGLDPAAAGRPPERMAPVNTLLDAAPVAVRERLLAEFLGVLQRPAY; from the coding sequence ATGATCGAGGCGTTGCCGCCGGAGGGCGTACCCGCGGACAAGGTCCTGGCCGAGCTGCGCGACCTGCGGGCGGTGGATCTGCCGACGCACGGCGGGCGGCTCTTCGCCTACGTCTACGACTCGGCGCTGCCCGGCCTGGACGAGCTGGCGATGTCGGCGTACGCCCTGTCGGCACACGTCAACGGGCTCGACCCGACCGCCTTCCCGTCCGTACTGGGGCTGGAGAACGCACTGGTCGGCGCGGCGTCCCGGCTGCTCGGCGGCGGGCCGGGTACGGCGGCGCCGGATGTGGTCGGCAGCGTCACCGGTGGCGGCACCGAGTCGCTGATCCTGGCCGTCAAGGCGGCCCGGGACGCCCGGCCGGAGGTGGCCCGCCCCCGGCTGGTGGTGCCGACGACCGGGCACGCGGCGTTCGCCAAGGCGGCGCACTATCTCGGGGTCGCGCTCGACCAGGTGCCGGTGTCGGCGCGGACGCTCCGCCCCGAGGTCGGGGAGGTGGCGGCGGCGATCGGCCCGGAGACCGTACTGGTGGCGTGCTCGGCGCCGTCGTATCCGTACGGGGTGGTGGATCCGGTCGCCGAGATCGCGGAGGTCGCCGCCGGGGCCGGGGTGCGGTGCCACGTGGACGCCTGCTTCGGCGGTTGGATCCTGCCCTTCCTGCGGCAGCTCGGTGAACCGGTGCCGCCGTTCGACTTCGACCTGCCGGGCGTCACCTCGATCTCGGTGGACCTGCACAAGTACGCGTACGCCCCGAAGGGGGTGTCGGTACTGCTGCACCGGGATGCCGAACTGCGCCGTCCGCAGTACTTCGCGTTCGCCGGCTGGCCCGGGTACACCATGGTCAACCCGGTGATCTCGTCCACCCGGTCGGGTGGGCCGCTGGCCGCCGCGTACGCCACGCTGCGGCATCTCGGTGAGGCCGGCTACCTGGCGTTGGCCGAGCGGACTCTCGTGGCCGTACGCGGACTGGCCGCCGAGGTGTCCGGTGTGGAGGGTCTGCGGCTGTTCGCCGAACCGGAGTCGACGGTGGTCTGCTTCGTCAGCACCGATCCCGGGCTGGACCTGTTCGTCCTGGCCGACGAGCTGACCGCGCGCGGCTGGCACACCCAGCCCCAGTTGTCGTACGGCGGGCTGCCGGCGAACATCCACCTGTCGGTGACCGCCTCGGTGGCGCCCCGGGTGGCGGAGTTCGGCGTCGACCTGCGGACCGCAGTGGAAGCCGCCCGGCGTGCCGGCCCGGTGCGGCTGCCCGCCGAGCTGCTGGGGACGCTCGGTGCGCTGCCTCCCGAGCAGCTCACCCCGGACCTGGTGGCCGGCATCGCCGCCGGGCTGGGGCTGGACCCGGCCGCCGCCGGTCGGCCGCCGGAGCGGATGGCGCCGGTGAACACCCTGCTCGACGCCGCCCCGGTGGCGGTACGGGAACGCCTGCTGGCCGAGTTCCTCGGCGTTCTGCAACGCCCGGCGTACTGA
- a CDS encoding response regulator transcription factor, producing the protein MRILLVEDDARVAGAMASALSRRGYDVERAATAAAALAAAPCDLVLLDLTLPDGDGVEVCRALRQRSAQLGIIAVTARGEERDRVLGLRMGADDYVVKPFSMAELEARIVAVLRRVRAGAPRPEIVEVGPIWIDVAARLVTVHGQPVTLTRKEFDILVSVARQPGSVVPHERIVLDVWPTTGAARHTVEVHVGSLRGKLGDPDLVQTVRGIGYRLRAE; encoded by the coding sequence ATGCGCATCCTGTTGGTCGAGGACGACGCCCGGGTGGCCGGCGCGATGGCCTCCGCCCTGTCCCGGCGCGGGTACGACGTGGAGCGGGCCGCGACCGCCGCCGCCGCGCTCGCCGCCGCCCCGTGTGACCTGGTACTGCTCGACCTCACCCTGCCCGACGGCGACGGCGTGGAGGTGTGCCGGGCGCTGCGCCAGCGCAGTGCGCAGCTCGGCATCATCGCGGTCACCGCGCGCGGCGAGGAACGCGACCGGGTCCTGGGCCTGCGGATGGGCGCCGACGACTACGTGGTGAAGCCGTTCTCGATGGCCGAGTTGGAGGCCCGGATCGTCGCCGTGCTCCGTCGGGTCAGGGCCGGGGCGCCCCGGCCGGAAATCGTCGAGGTCGGCCCGATCTGGATCGACGTCGCGGCCCGACTCGTCACCGTGCACGGCCAGCCGGTGACGCTGACCCGCAAGGAGTTCGACATCCTGGTCTCGGTGGCCCGGCAACCGGGTTCGGTGGTGCCGCACGAGCGCATCGTCCTCGACGTCTGGCCGACCACCGGTGCGGCCCGGCACACCGTCGAGGTGCACGTCGGCTCGCTGCGCGGCAAACTCGGCGATCCCGACCTGGTGCAGACCGTGCGCGGCATCGGCTACCGGCTCCGGGCCGAGTAG
- a CDS encoding winged helix-turn-helix domain-containing protein has translation MPPRYRYEEIADDLEKRIEAGEFPPGSRLPSRRELIEHYGVTEPVIDRAMQNLRAKGITETLPGVGVYVRER, from the coding sequence GTGCCACCGCGCTACCGCTATGAGGAAATAGCCGATGACCTGGAGAAACGGATTGAGGCGGGCGAGTTTCCGCCGGGCTCCAGGCTGCCCAGCCGACGGGAGTTGATCGAGCACTACGGCGTCACGGAGCCCGTCATCGACCGCGCCATGCAGAACCTCCGGGCCAAGGGCATCACGGAGACGCTGCCCGGAGTCGGGGTTTACGTCCGAGAGCGCTGA
- a CDS encoding winged helix-turn-helix domain-containing protein, which produces MSPYSSIYERIADEMAARIASGEFAPGAKLPTRAELCAEYEVSDFVADRVFLTLKLRGLTETVPGRGVYVKKV; this is translated from the coding sequence GTGTCTCCCTATTCGTCTATCTATGAGCGAATTGCCGATGAAATGGCAGCGCGGATCGCCTCCGGGGAATTCGCGCCCGGAGCCAAGCTCCCGACCCGTGCTGAGCTGTGCGCGGAGTACGAGGTCTCGGACTTCGTGGCGGATCGCGTCTTCCTGACGCTCAAGCTGCGCGGACTCACGGAGACCGTTCCCGGGCGCGGCGTGTACGTGAAGAAGGTCTGA
- a CDS encoding carbohydrate ABC transporter permease has protein sequence MSDSTGTRRRRLSVRRLGDHASLVAVAVFCLGPFYWMVVSSLRRTQDIFDSAPLPSPVSLDNYRAVFQPGNGFVRALGNSLVVAGVTTILTLIVGVFAAYALARLNFRFKRPVLALIVATSMFPGSLLIVPLLKLFTDIGWINSYQAMIVPNLSFALPLAVWNLTAFFRQLPFELEQAAMVDGCGAGQAFRKIILPLAAPGVFTTAIITFVVAWNEFMIALAMVNDQDMKTANVIVAQFTGQHGFDQPFGTQMAAGVVVTVPLVIAVLVFQRRIVAGLTSGGLK, from the coding sequence GTGAGCGACAGCACCGGCACCCGTCGGCGACGGCTCTCCGTACGCCGGCTGGGTGACCATGCCTCCCTGGTGGCGGTGGCGGTCTTCTGCCTCGGGCCGTTCTACTGGATGGTGGTCTCCAGCCTGCGCCGGACCCAGGACATCTTCGACTCCGCTCCGCTGCCGAGCCCGGTCTCGCTGGACAACTACCGGGCGGTCTTCCAGCCGGGCAACGGATTCGTCCGGGCCCTTGGCAACAGCCTGGTGGTGGCCGGCGTGACCACGATCCTGACCCTGATCGTCGGGGTCTTCGCGGCGTACGCGCTCGCCCGGCTGAACTTCCGGTTCAAGCGACCGGTGCTGGCCCTGATCGTCGCCACGTCGATGTTCCCGGGCAGTTTGCTGATCGTTCCGCTGTTGAAGCTCTTCACGGACATCGGCTGGATCAACAGTTACCAGGCGATGATCGTGCCGAACCTCTCCTTCGCGCTGCCGCTCGCGGTCTGGAACCTCACCGCCTTCTTCCGGCAGTTGCCGTTCGAGCTGGAGCAGGCGGCCATGGTGGACGGTTGCGGTGCCGGTCAGGCGTTTCGCAAGATCATCCTGCCACTCGCCGCACCCGGCGTCTTCACCACCGCGATCATCACCTTCGTCGTCGCCTGGAACGAATTCATGATCGCCCTCGCCATGGTGAACGACCAGGACATGAAGACCGCCAACGTCATCGTCGCCCAGTTCACCGGCCAGCACGGCTTCGACCAGCCGTTCGGTACGCAGATGGCGGCCGGCGTGGTCGTCACCGTGCCGCTGGTGATCGCCGTACTCGTCTTCCAGCGCCGCATCGTCGCCGGGCTCACCTCCGGCGGCCTCAAGTAG
- a CDS encoding lytic polysaccharide monooxygenase yields the protein MRRTVVLALTTVAAVLSALVVAVPAAQAHGYISSPPSRQALCAQGRVANCGQIQYEPQSVEGPKGLRNCHANIGHFAVLSDESRNWPATSVGNSVTFNWVLTARHSTSTWEYYIGNSRIAVFDDGGRQPGATVSHNVSMGGRTGRQKLLAVWNIADTANAFYACVDLQIGGGGSNPPNPNPTPTRTVNPTTPPPTTAPPPAGGTWQAGTSYQVGSQVTYGGATYRCRQAHTAIAGWEPPNVAALWQRV from the coding sequence ATGCGAAGAACCGTGGTCCTGGCGTTGACCACCGTCGCCGCCGTCCTCTCCGCTCTCGTCGTCGCCGTGCCGGCAGCACAGGCGCACGGTTACATCTCGTCACCACCCAGCCGGCAGGCGCTCTGCGCGCAGGGACGGGTCGCCAACTGCGGCCAGATCCAGTACGAGCCGCAGAGCGTGGAGGGCCCGAAGGGGCTGCGCAACTGCCACGCCAACATCGGCCACTTCGCGGTGCTGAGCGACGAGAGCCGGAACTGGCCGGCCACCTCGGTCGGCAACTCGGTGACGTTCAACTGGGTGCTGACCGCCCGGCACTCCACCAGCACCTGGGAGTACTACATCGGCAACTCCCGGATCGCCGTGTTCGACGACGGCGGGCGGCAGCCCGGTGCCACGGTCTCGCACAACGTCAGCATGGGCGGCCGGACCGGCCGGCAGAAGCTGCTCGCGGTCTGGAACATCGCCGACACCGCGAACGCCTTCTACGCCTGCGTCGACCTCCAGATCGGTGGCGGCGGAAGCAACCCTCCCAACCCCAACCCCACGCCCACCCGGACGGTGAACCCGACCACGCCACCGCCCACCACCGCACCGCCGCCGGCCGGCGGCACCTGGCAGGCCGGTACGTCGTACCAGGTCGGCAGCCAGGTGACCTACGGTGGGGCGACCTACCGCTGCCGGCAGGCGCACACCGCCATCGCCGGCTGGGAACCGCCGAACGTCGCCGCCCTCTGGCAGCGCGTCTGA